One genomic region from Campylobacter concisus encodes:
- a CDS encoding MlaA family lipoprotein: protein MKFLLSIFFSLLLACANTDINTNSESDEFDVEFEARKDVFDPLSGYNRMMTHANDFIYVNMLTPVAKGYAYVVPKTARTMVSNFFDNLLFPVRFVNNLLQFKFQNAGEETLRFLANTIIGFGGLTDGAKYYNLKPHDEDFGQTLGYWGLGSGFHIVWPLIGPSNLRDTGGMVGDYFADPISYIDPILLSTGIKSYRAFNSFSQDPTAYEKLRKDAIDLYPFLRDAYEQRRDKLIKE from the coding sequence ATGAAATTTTTGCTTTCTATCTTTTTTAGTTTGCTTTTAGCCTGTGCTAATACGGACATAAATACGAATAGTGAAAGCGACGAATTTGATGTTGAATTTGAAGCAAGAAAAGATGTTTTTGACCCGCTTAGTGGCTACAATAGAATGATGACACATGCAAATGACTTTATCTATGTAAATATGCTAACTCCGGTGGCAAAAGGCTATGCCTATGTTGTGCCAAAAACAGCTAGAACAATGGTTTCGAATTTCTTTGACAATCTGCTTTTCCCAGTTCGCTTTGTAAATAACTTACTTCAGTTTAAATTTCAAAATGCTGGTGAAGAGACATTAAGATTTTTAGCAAATACAATAATTGGCTTTGGCGGACTAACAGACGGAGCAAAATACTACAATCTCAAGCCTCACGATGAAGATTTTGGACAAACGCTTGGATATTGGGGGCTTGGCAGCGGTTTTCATATCGTTTGGCCACTTATTGGACCATCAAATTTAAGAGATACTGGTGGCATGGTCGGAGATTATTTTGCTGATCCTATTAGCTACATTGATCCTATACTTTTATCAACTGGTATCAAGTCATATAGAGCGTTTAATAGCTTTTCACAAGATCCAACTGCTTATGAAAAACTAAGAAAAGATGCTATTGACCTTTATCCATTTTTACGCGATGCTTACGAGCAAAGACGCGATAAGCTTATCAAGGAGTAA
- a CDS encoding TOBE domain-containing protein, producing MKADINLELFLGEDTQVLAKHITLLKAIKETKSITKAAELVGISYKNAWDCLDTINNKSSKPLIIRADGNKKNSGSELSEYANKLIKIYDAILETQKDFLQKICQKVDFEDVDIINLQRMNMNLSARNQLSCEIISINRGAVNSQIVAKLSNGYTLESNITVESEKNLGLKVGQKVIYIFKAPAVILAKDLDIKISTKNQLKGEVIEAKIGAVNAEITLKLSDEQTLTAIITKDSAIQMKIGVGDTLLAIVKSSQIIIGV from the coding sequence TTGAAAGCAGATATAAATTTAGAACTATTCTTAGGCGAAGATACACAAGTTTTAGCTAAACATATTACATTATTAAAGGCCATAAAAGAGACAAAAAGTATCACAAAAGCAGCAGAATTGGTTGGCATATCATACAAAAATGCTTGGGACTGCCTTGATACGATAAATAACAAAAGCAGCAAGCCGCTTATTATTAGAGCTGATGGAAATAAAAAAAATAGTGGCTCTGAACTAAGCGAATATGCCAATAAACTGATAAAAATTTATGATGCCATTCTTGAGACTCAAAAGGATTTTTTGCAAAAAATTTGTCAAAAAGTAGATTTTGAGGATGTAGATATTATAAATCTTCAAAGAATGAATATGAACTTAAGTGCTAGAAATCAGCTCTCATGTGAGATTATTAGTATAAACCGCGGTGCGGTAAATTCTCAAATAGTTGCAAAACTAAGTAATGGCTACACGCTTGAGTCAAACATCACGGTTGAAAGTGAGAAAAATTTAGGCCTAAAAGTTGGACAAAAAGTTATTTATATTTTTAAAGCTCCAGCTGTCATTTTGGCTAAAGATCTAGATATAAAAATAAGCACAAAAAATCAATTAAAAGGCGAGGTGATCGAAGCAAAGATAGGTGCTGTAAATGCTGAAATCACTTTAAAACTAAGTGATGAACAGACTTTAACTGCCATCATTACAAAAGATAGTGCTATCCAGATGAAAATAGGTGTTGGCGATACACTTTTAGCAATAGTAAAATCATCTCAAATCATTATAGGAGTATAA
- a CDS encoding ABC transporter substrate-binding protein produces MKILKILTMILLFTTSLFAISKEQIKPEVEMKTTKVIEILKDTNLDNNAKTKEIFALLDPFFDYKQMAKISLGKRYNSLSSDEQVKFDAAFEQKLKSSYIDKLLGYKDQEIHITGESEPQKNRYWLTSELTNDGKSYEFVYKFYDAKERGWLIYDLDIVGVSIIQTYRSQFGDVLNNADFNTLLQKLNEAVLPDQNKTNP; encoded by the coding sequence ATGAAAATTTTAAAAATTCTAACTATGATTTTACTTTTTACAACTAGCCTTTTTGCTATTTCAAAAGAGCAGATCAAGCCTGAAGTAGAGATGAAAACAACAAAGGTTATTGAAATTTTAAAAGATACAAATTTAGACAATAATGCAAAGACAAAAGAAATTTTTGCTCTTCTTGATCCATTTTTTGACTATAAACAAATGGCAAAGATTAGCCTTGGCAAACGTTACAACAGCTTAAGTAGCGATGAGCAAGTTAAATTTGACGCAGCATTTGAGCAAAAACTAAAAAGCTCATACATAGATAAACTTTTAGGATACAAAGATCAAGAGATACATATAACTGGCGAGAGCGAACCTCAAAAAAATAGATACTGGCTAACATCTGAGCTGACAAATGATGGCAAGAGCTACGAATTTGTCTATAAATTTTATGACGCTAAAGAGCGTGGCTGGCTCATTTACGATCTTGATATCGTTGGTGTAAGCATCATTCAAACATACAGAAGTCAGTTTGGTGATGTGCTAAATAACGCTGATTTCAATACTCTTTTACAAAAGCTAAACGAAGCTGTTTTGCCTGATCAAAATAAAACCAACCCTTAA
- the modA gene encoding molybdate ABC transporter substrate-binding protein: MRKVFKFLCVAALLAINAFGVEVNVYAAANTTYAFPELIKEFNKLHPDAKINLTLGASGGLVTQIQNSAPADIFMAADMGFAQKAYDTGFAVAAPKVYAQGAVAIFSIRNVDFKKGIEVVRGLKAISIANPQTAPYGKASIEALKNAKLYDEVEKNIVYAQKISETLSQALSASDVGFIAASALFDEKMSKYKEGVNYIFVPQELYTPIDQGIVLLKHAEKNDDAKAFYEFILGDKSREIFKKFGYNVPAK; encoded by the coding sequence ATGAGAAAAGTTTTTAAATTTTTATGTGTGGCGGCTTTGCTTGCCATAAACGCATTTGGTGTTGAAGTAAATGTATATGCTGCAGCAAACACAACATACGCATTTCCAGAGCTTATAAAAGAGTTTAATAAGCTTCACCCAGATGCTAAGATCAACCTAACTCTTGGCGCAAGCGGCGGTCTTGTTACTCAGATCCAAAACTCAGCTCCAGCTGATATATTCATGGCTGCTGATATGGGCTTTGCTCAAAAAGCTTATGACACAGGATTTGCAGTAGCTGCTCCAAAAGTTTATGCACAAGGCGCTGTTGCTATTTTTTCTATTAGAAATGTTGATTTCAAAAAAGGTATCGAAGTTGTTCGTGGCTTAAAAGCGATCTCTATCGCAAATCCACAAACTGCACCATACGGCAAAGCTAGTATAGAGGCTCTTAAAAACGCAAAGCTTTATGACGAAGTAGAAAAAAATATCGTCTATGCTCAAAAAATTTCTGAAACTCTATCTCAAGCATTAAGTGCTTCTGATGTAGGTTTTATCGCAGCTAGCGCACTTTTTGATGAGAAAATGTCAAAATACAAAGAGGGCGTTAATTACATCTTTGTTCCACAAGAGCTATATACTCCGATAGATCAAGGCATAGTTCTTCTAAAACATGCTGAAAAAAATGATGATGCAAAAGCATTTTATGAGTTTATCTTAGGTGATAAATCAAGAGAAATTTTTAAGAAATTTGGTTACAACGTTCCAGCTAAATGA